A region from the Geitlerinema sp. PCC 9228 genome encodes:
- a CDS encoding B12-binding domain-containing radical SAM protein, which yields MRVLLVYPQFPKSFWSFEKALALVERKALLPPLGLITVAAILPQTWEYKLVDRNVRSVTEEEWEWADLVMFSAMIVQQDDLQTQIQAAKQRGKKVALGGPYPTAVPETVKSMGADYLILDEGEITLPMFVEALERGETEGVFRADEKPDVTQTPIPRFDLLEKDAYDNMSVQFSRGCPFQCEFCDIIVLYGRKPRTKTPEQLLAELDRLYELGWRRSVFLVDDNFIGNKRNVKRLLPALRDWMRDRGHPFFLNTEASVDLAQDQELMDMMLEANFNAVFLGIETPDEDSLKVTKKFQNTRDPLSESVEKIARSGLRVTAGFIIGFDGEKAGAGDRIIRFVEKTAIPMAMFSMLQALPNTALWNRLKQEGRLLDERGNGNQTTLMNFVPTRPVEDIAREYIQAFWELYKPERYLDRTYRHYMTLAQPKHKSPLRQPNWTSIRALLLVLWRQGVLRKTRWKFWIYLFNIMRHKPRLWQHYLSICALYEHFGEYRELVREQIEAQLEEFLKLKAESEETTTEAETDEQNKALVQ from the coding sequence ATGCGCGTTTTATTAGTATATCCCCAGTTTCCCAAAAGTTTTTGGTCCTTTGAAAAGGCACTGGCTTTGGTGGAACGCAAAGCTTTGCTGCCGCCGTTGGGATTGATTACCGTTGCCGCTATTTTACCCCAAACCTGGGAATACAAACTGGTCGATCGTAATGTGCGATCGGTAACAGAAGAGGAATGGGAATGGGCGGATTTGGTCATGTTTTCCGCCATGATTGTCCAACAAGATGACCTGCAAACTCAAATCCAAGCTGCCAAACAACGGGGCAAAAAGGTGGCTTTGGGCGGTCCTTATCCCACAGCGGTTCCGGAAACGGTTAAGTCCATGGGCGCTGATTATTTAATTTTAGACGAAGGGGAAATTACCCTGCCCATGTTTGTGGAAGCCCTGGAACGAGGCGAAACCGAGGGGGTATTCCGCGCCGATGAAAAACCCGACGTTACCCAAACCCCCATTCCCCGCTTCGATTTGCTAGAAAAAGATGCCTACGACAATATGTCGGTGCAATTTTCCCGGGGATGTCCTTTCCAATGCGAGTTTTGCGATATTATTGTTCTATACGGTCGCAAACCCCGTACCAAGACCCCGGAACAGTTGCTGGCGGAATTGGATCGTCTGTACGAGTTGGGCTGGCGGCGCAGCGTTTTCTTGGTAGACGATAACTTTATCGGCAACAAACGCAATGTGAAACGGTTGCTGCCGGCTTTGCGGGATTGGATGCGCGATCGCGGTCATCCCTTTTTCTTAAACACGGAAGCTTCGGTGGACCTAGCCCAAGACCAAGAACTGATGGATATGATGCTGGAGGCTAACTTCAATGCGGTCTTCCTCGGCATCGAAACCCCAGACGAAGACAGCCTCAAGGTCACCAAGAAGTTTCAAAATACCCGCGATCCCCTCTCCGAGTCGGTAGAGAAAATTGCCCGTAGCGGCTTGCGGGTTACTGCCGGCTTTATTATTGGTTTCGACGGCGAAAAAGCAGGCGCGGGCGATCGTATTATTCGTTTTGTAGAGAAAACCGCCATTCCCATGGCCATGTTTAGCATGTTGCAAGCCCTGCCTAACACGGCTTTGTGGAATCGCTTGAAACAAGAAGGTCGCCTGTTAGACGAGCGAGGAAATGGCAACCAAACCACGTTGATGAACTTTGTTCCCACACGACCGGTGGAAGACATTGCCCGAGAGTACATCCAAGCTTTCTGGGAACTGTACAAACCCGAACGCTATCTAGACCGGACCTATCGCCACTACATGACGCTGGCACAACCCAAACACAAGAGTCCTTTGCGCCAACCCAACTGGACTAGCATCCGGGCATTGCTTTTGGTTCTGTGGCGTCAAGGGGTTCTGCGCAAGACCCGCTGGAAGTTCTGGATTTATCTGTTCAATATTATGCGCCACAAGCCCCGGCTTTGGCAACACTATCTGTCGATTTGCGCCCTCTACGAACATTTCGGGGAATACCGAGAGTTGGTACGCGAACAAATCGAAGCGCAACTGGAAGAGTTCTTAAAACTCAAAGCTGAGTCTGAAGAAACCACCACCGAAGCCGAAACGGACGAACAAAACAAAGCGTTGGTTCAGTAA